A genome region from Clostridium sp. JN-9 includes the following:
- a CDS encoding TlyA family RNA methyltransferase translates to MSDKKERIDVLLVNKGIFQSRERARASIMAGEIFVDDIRVDKCGEKIKENSKIEFRGTELPYVSRGGLKLEKAVNNFNINLKNKICIDIGASTGGFTDCMLQNNAKKVFSIDVGYGQFAWKLRIDPRVVCMERTNIRYVTPDKLGELAQFASIDVSFISLEKVIPAAVNLLDQTGEIMALIKPQFEAGREKVGKKGVVREKSTHIEVIEKIAVFIEKSSLKIKAIDYSPIKGPEGNIEYLIYFTKDKNFKEKFTMEQIEELVEKSHKNLNGE, encoded by the coding sequence ATGTCAGATAAAAAAGAAAGAATTGATGTACTACTTGTTAATAAGGGGATTTTTCAATCAAGGGAAAGAGCAAGGGCCAGTATTATGGCAGGTGAAATTTTTGTAGATGATATAAGAGTTGATAAATGCGGTGAAAAGATAAAAGAAAATTCAAAAATTGAATTTAGGGGAACTGAACTGCCATATGTGAGCAGGGGCGGTTTAAAACTTGAAAAAGCTGTAAATAATTTTAATATTAATTTAAAAAATAAAATATGTATTGATATTGGTGCGTCAACTGGAGGATTTACAGACTGTATGCTGCAAAATAATGCAAAAAAAGTATTTTCCATTGATGTTGGATATGGACAATTTGCATGGAAACTTAGAATAGATCCAAGGGTTGTTTGTATGGAGAGAACAAATATAAGATATGTTACACCTGACAAGCTGGGTGAACTAGCTCAGTTTGCCAGCATAGACGTTTCGTTTATTTCTTTAGAAAAGGTAATCCCTGCAGCAGTAAACCTGCTTGACCAAACTGGAGAAATTATGGCATTAATAAAACCTCAATTCGAAGCTGGAAGAGAAAAGGTGGGTAAAAAGGGTGTTGTTAGGGAAAAATCTACCCATATTGAAGTCATAGAAAAAATAGCAGTATTTATTGAAAAATCCAGTTTAAAAATTAAAGCCATTGATTATTCTCCAATTAAGGGACCTGAAGGTAATATTGAATACTTAATTTATTTTACCAAGGATAAAAACTTTAAAGAAAAATTTACTATGGAACAAATAGAAGAATTAGTAGAAAAATCACATAAAAATTTAAATGGAGAGTAG
- a CDS encoding purine-nucleoside phosphorylase produces MDLLDKIKQSKEYILSVDNRNVDAAIILGTGLGSIVNDIENKITIKYKDIPNFPVSTVKGHAGELILGDLNGKRVLVLNGRFHYYEGYKMEKVTFAVRVIKSLGINNLIVSNAAGGMNPKFSAGDLMIITDHLNLIGTNPLIGKNYEELGPRFPDMSNAYDKSLVELAEKSADKLNIEIKKGVYASVSGPNYETPAELRMLRLIGGDAVGMSTVPEVIVANHMSMKVLGISCITDMAIADNLEPLDHKKVMETANKAMDKFVALVKEIIGQM; encoded by the coding sequence ATGGATTTATTAGATAAAATAAAGCAAAGTAAGGAATATATATTAAGTGTAGACAACAGGAATGTGGATGCAGCTATTATACTGGGCACAGGACTTGGAAGTATAGTTAATGATATTGAAAATAAAATAACAATAAAATACAAGGATATACCGAATTTTCCTGTATCAACAGTTAAAGGTCATGCTGGAGAACTGATATTAGGTGACTTAAATGGAAAGAGAGTTCTTGTCCTAAATGGCAGATTTCATTACTATGAAGGTTATAAAATGGAAAAGGTTACTTTTGCTGTAAGAGTGATTAAGAGTTTAGGCATAAACAATTTAATTGTTTCCAATGCTGCTGGCGGTATGAATCCTAAATTTTCAGCTGGGGATTTAATGATTATTACAGACCATTTAAATTTAATTGGTACAAATCCTTTAATAGGAAAAAACTATGAAGAATTAGGACCAAGATTTCCGGATATGTCTAATGCTTATGACAAATCATTAGTAGAACTTGCAGAGAAATCTGCAGATAAATTAAATATTGAAATTAAAAAGGGTGTATATGCTTCAGTATCTGGACCAAACTATGAAACACCTGCAGAGCTTAGAATGCTGAGGTTAATTGGAGGGGATGCAGTTGGCATGTCTACGGTACCTGAAGTAATCGTTGCTAACCATATGAGTATGAAAGTACTAGGAATATCATGTATAACAGATATGGCAATTGCTGATAATCTGGAACCATTAGATCATAAGAAGGTTATGGAAACAGCTAATAAAGCAATGGATAAATTTGTTGCATTAGTTAAAGAAATTATAGGACAGATGTAA
- a CDS encoding NUDIX hydrolase, translating into MDFTEKTIDEKNIYKGKIINVNLRTVELPNGKISKREIVNHPGGVAILAFKNDNTILMVEQFRNPIQKKLLELPAGKLEPGEDTKVCGLRELEEETGYKADKFEYMGKIVTSPGFCDEYIYIYKAEDLYKGTTGLGDEDEFINVHELNIEKAKEMIKNGEIIDGKTISAFAMI; encoded by the coding sequence ATGGATTTTACTGAAAAAACAATAGATGAAAAAAACATATATAAAGGAAAAATTATTAATGTTAATTTAAGAACTGTAGAGCTGCCAAATGGGAAGATATCAAAGCGTGAAATAGTAAATCATCCAGGAGGAGTGGCAATTCTTGCATTTAAAAATGATAATACCATATTAATGGTAGAACAATTTAGAAATCCTATTCAAAAAAAATTACTTGAACTGCCTGCTGGTAAATTAGAACCTGGAGAAGATACAAAGGTGTGCGGCTTAAGGGAACTGGAAGAGGAAACCGGATATAAGGCAGATAAATTCGAATATATGGGGAAAATAGTAACATCACCAGGATTCTGTGACGAATATATATATATTTACAAAGCTGAAGATTTATATAAGGGCACTACAGGTTTAGGTGATGAAGATGAATTTATTAATGTTCATGAATTAAATATAGAAAAAGCAAAAGAAATGATTAAAAATGGAGAAATAATTGATGGCAAGACCATCAGTGCTTTTGCAATGATATAA
- the spoIVB gene encoding SpoIVB peptidase translates to MNNKHKKILLSIISPILLFSMVALYNIENIPATIFIREGNEIKSNCFINLKQSTISGISGKKFDISFLGIIPVKSVSVKAVDNRISVYPGGVPVGVKLNTKGALVVGLCDIESNNGKVSSPGAVSGIQIGDSIIKVNGQEINSAEDVSREINANSTKGAKVEILRKGTIITKEITPVKSLKDNSYKIGLWVRDSTAGVGTLTFYDRNSGMFAALGHPITDVDTGTILSVNNGEIVKSSILSVRKGEKGSPGELKGIFVDEDNSLGKIYKNTQCGVFGKSNGKIINRKFNKPMEIALRNEIKTGPAQIITTINGEESEMYDIVIEKLLTQEEPGPKSMIIRVTDPKLLEKTGGIVQGMSGSPIIQNNKIVGAVTHVLINKPDTGYGIYIEWMLKDSNTIKN, encoded by the coding sequence ATGAACAATAAGCATAAAAAAATTTTACTTTCAATAATAAGTCCTATCCTATTGTTTTCTATGGTTGCCCTATATAATATTGAAAATATACCAGCAACTATTTTTATAAGAGAAGGAAATGAAATTAAAAGCAATTGTTTTATTAATTTAAAACAAAGCACCATAAGTGGTATTTCAGGAAAAAAATTTGATATAAGCTTTTTAGGAATAATTCCAGTAAAATCTGTATCCGTAAAGGCTGTTGACAATAGAATATCTGTTTATCCCGGCGGAGTACCTGTAGGAGTAAAGCTTAATACAAAAGGAGCTTTAGTTGTTGGATTATGCGATATAGAATCAAACAATGGAAAAGTAAGCAGTCCCGGAGCTGTCAGCGGCATACAAATTGGAGACAGCATAATAAAGGTAAACGGGCAGGAAATTAACTCGGCAGAGGATGTATCCAGGGAAATAAATGCAAATAGTACAAAAGGTGCAAAAGTAGAAATATTAAGAAAAGGAACAATAATAACAAAGGAAATAACACCTGTAAAAAGTTTGAAGGATAATAGCTACAAAATAGGATTATGGGTAAGAGATTCAACTGCCGGGGTGGGAACTCTGACCTTTTACGATAGAAATTCAGGAATGTTTGCAGCACTTGGTCATCCAATAACAGACGTTGATACAGGAACTATACTAAGTGTAAATAATGGAGAAATTGTAAAGTCATCCATTTTAAGCGTAAGAAAAGGTGAAAAAGGCAGTCCAGGTGAATTAAAGGGTATATTTGTAGATGAAGATAATTCTTTAGGGAAAATATATAAGAACACACAATGCGGAGTTTTTGGAAAAAGTAATGGAAAGATAATAAACAGAAAGTTTAACAAACCAATGGAAATTGCATTACGAAATGAAATAAAAACAGGACCGGCTCAAATAATAACCACTATAAATGGCGAGGAATCGGAAATGTATGACATTGTCATAGAAAAACTATTAACTCAGGAAGAACCAGGCCCTAAAAGCATGATAATAAGAGTTACAGATCCTAAATTATTAGAGAAGACCGGCGGCATTGTTCAGGGAATGAGTGGAAGTCCAATAATACAAAATAATAAGATAGTGGGAGCTGTTACTCATGTTCTGATAAATAAACCTGACACAGGCTATGGAATTTATATAGAATGGATGCTTAAGGATTCAAATACCATTAAAAATTAG
- the spoIIM gene encoding stage II sporulation protein M, which produces MKDNVIYSRINEHIQENFWMYVVSIFCLCTGVVLGIYSVKYMGSIDKNDLVSYINGFTSSFKDNGIQYKAIFFQTLKNNLPFIAAMWFLGLTMVGLPVIIILDLIKGFTLGFTISFMINSIGFNGIWVSLVGIIPQNIIYIPCILFTSVVAMQFSLELLKDRGTKKWTSNIGMRISGYSITFIIASLFMILGFFIESYVTPNLIKLLF; this is translated from the coding sequence ATGAAGGACAATGTTATATATTCAAGGATAAATGAACATATTCAGGAAAATTTCTGGATGTATGTAGTAAGTATATTCTGCCTTTGTACCGGGGTTGTGCTGGGAATATATAGTGTTAAGTATATGGGTTCAATAGATAAAAATGATTTAGTAAGTTATATAAATGGTTTTACTTCTTCATTTAAAGATAATGGGATACAGTATAAAGCAATTTTTTTCCAAACGTTAAAAAATAATCTGCCATTTATTGCAGCAATGTGGTTTCTGGGACTCACAATGGTTGGCCTTCCAGTAATAATTATATTGGATCTGATAAAGGGATTTACATTGGGCTTTACAATAAGTTTTATGATAAACAGCATAGGTTTTAATGGAATATGGGTTTCTCTTGTTGGAATTATACCTCAAAATATAATTTATATCCCCTGCATTTTATTTACTTCTGTTGTAGCAATGCAGTTTTCTTTAGAATTATTAAAGGACAGAGGAACAAAAAAATGGACATCTAATATAGGAATGAGGATTTCAGGCTATTCCATAACTTTTATTATAGCTTCCTTATTTATGATTTTAGGATTTTTTATAGAATCATATGTTACACCAAATTTAATTAAACTGCTATTTTAA
- the recN gene encoding DNA repair protein RecN has product MLLQLNIKNFALIENLSISFEKGLNILTGETGAGKSILIDAISFVLGSKFNKDLIRTGESKTFVEAIFSIENPKTYEMLKQNDIEYDDVIIISRETFQSGKSIAKINGKALLLSNLKEISTTLLDIHGQHENQNLLDPSNHIIYLDNYGGKDIEQLIEQFKKGYDELKEIDSKIESLSGNQGEREKLTDFLNYQIKEIEDAKLKEGEDDELDEKYKLLYNSEKISQVLSSAYETLYNGNENMTSIFDRLGIVIRDLKNISENLSSINDIVKSLEEAYYIIEEKTEEIRNIRDNVHYDENEMEYINSRIFAISTLKRKYGSTITEILKYKNKLLEQYTQLNNSGEIIKELENKRKVILNELNDIGTHIHQIRENTSKKLEKNIKEELNQIGLEKSIIKINVELEEQINSNGLDKVQFLISTNPGEPLKPLEKVVSGGELSRIMLAIKTVFADRDKIPSIIFDEVDTGVSGRIAQSVAEKMFVISTSHQVFCVTHLPQIACMSDAHYVVQKNVLKDKTFTEVKKIDRNEKKLEIAKMIGGSEVTKITMEHADELIKMADEKKKILNKKTV; this is encoded by the coding sequence ATGCTGCTTCAGTTAAATATAAAGAACTTTGCATTAATAGAAAATTTAAGTATTTCCTTTGAAAAGGGGTTAAATATCCTCACTGGAGAAACTGGAGCTGGTAAGTCAATTCTTATTGATGCAATTAGCTTTGTACTGGGAAGCAAGTTTAATAAGGATTTAATCAGAACTGGTGAGTCAAAGACTTTTGTAGAAGCAATATTTTCTATAGAAAATCCCAAAACATATGAAATGCTGAAACAAAATGATATTGAATATGATGATGTGATTATTATAAGCAGAGAAACATTTCAAAGCGGAAAGAGTATAGCAAAGATTAATGGAAAAGCATTGCTTTTATCTAATTTAAAGGAAATCAGCACAACATTACTTGATATACATGGACAGCATGAAAATCAAAATCTGCTGGATCCGTCAAATCATATAATTTACTTAGATAATTATGGTGGTAAGGATATTGAACAGCTAATTGAACAATTTAAAAAGGGATACGATGAACTAAAGGAAATTGATTCTAAAATTGAAAGTTTATCCGGCAATCAGGGAGAAAGAGAAAAACTTACAGATTTTTTAAATTATCAAATTAAAGAAATAGAAGATGCAAAGCTGAAAGAAGGAGAGGACGATGAACTTGATGAGAAATATAAGCTGTTATATAATTCTGAAAAAATAAGTCAGGTTCTTTCTTCTGCATATGAAACTTTATACAATGGAAATGAAAATATGACATCTATATTTGACAGACTGGGAATTGTTATAAGAGATTTAAAAAATATTAGTGAAAATTTAAGCAGTATAAATGATATAGTAAAATCCCTTGAAGAGGCTTATTATATCATTGAAGAGAAAACCGAAGAAATTAGAAACATAAGGGATAATGTACATTATGATGAAAATGAAATGGAATATATAAATAGCAGAATATTTGCTATCAGTACTTTAAAAAGGAAGTATGGAAGTACAATTACGGAAATACTAAAATATAAAAATAAACTTTTAGAACAATACACACAGCTTAATAATTCAGGTGAAATTATTAAGGAGTTAGAAAATAAAAGAAAAGTAATTCTAAATGAACTCAATGATATTGGAACACATATTCATCAAATAAGAGAAAACACATCTAAAAAACTGGAAAAAAATATAAAAGAAGAATTAAATCAAATAGGGCTTGAGAAAAGCATTATTAAAATTAATGTGGAACTGGAAGAACAAATTAATTCTAATGGATTGGACAAAGTACAGTTTTTAATTTCCACAAATCCGGGAGAACCATTAAAGCCTCTTGAAAAAGTAGTTTCAGGCGGTGAATTATCAAGAATAATGCTAGCTATTAAGACTGTTTTTGCAGATCGCGATAAAATTCCATCTATTATATTTGATGAAGTGGATACTGGAGTAAGTGGAAGAATAGCACAAAGCGTTGCTGAAAAAATGTTTGTAATTTCAACTTCACATCAGGTTTTTTGTGTAACACATCTGCCGCAGATTGCATGCATGTCTGATGCTCACTATGTAGTTCAAAAGAATGTTCTTAAGGACAAAACATTTACCGAAGTTAAAAAAATAGATAGGAATGAAAAAAAGTTAGAAATTGCCAAAATGATTGGAGGCAGTGAGGTTACAAAGATAACCATGGAACATGCAGATGAGCTGATAAAAATGGCAGATGAAAAAAAGAAAATTCTTAACAAAAAAACTGTTTAA
- a CDS encoding purine-nucleoside phosphorylase, whose amino-acid sequence MNLKKINESSQYVKSKIKNNPEIGIILGSGLGDLADYVINPTYVNYSEIPNMPVSTVKGHVGRFVFGEMQGKNVVMMQGRVHYYEGNSMEDVVLPVHIMKKLGIKTLIVTNAAGGVNTTFVPGDLMIIKDHINFAFNNPLIGRNEEEIGPRFPDMSEAYSKQLIDIAENCALSLNIKVVEGTYIMMTGPCYETPAEVRMARLLGGDAVGMSTVPEVIAANHCGIKVLGISCITNMAAGILNQPLVHTEVIETSNKVKDKFTKLVNKIISEIN is encoded by the coding sequence ATGAATTTAAAAAAAATTAATGAAAGTTCCCAGTATGTAAAATCAAAAATCAAAAATAATCCTGAAATAGGAATAATACTTGGCTCTGGATTAGGAGATTTAGCAGACTATGTTATAAATCCTACTTATGTAAATTATAGTGAAATTCCTAATATGCCTGTTTCAACAGTAAAAGGCCATGTAGGAAGATTTGTATTTGGAGAAATGCAGGGTAAAAATGTGGTAATGATGCAGGGAAGAGTTCACTATTATGAGGGAAATTCAATGGAGGATGTAGTGCTTCCAGTACATATAATGAAGAAACTGGGCATTAAAACTTTAATTGTTACTAATGCAGCTGGTGGAGTAAATACAACATTTGTACCTGGAGATTTAATGATTATAAAAGATCATATTAATTTTGCATTTAACAACCCTTTAATAGGCAGAAATGAAGAAGAGATAGGACCTAGATTCCCGGATATGTCAGAAGCATATTCAAAACAGCTTATAGATATAGCGGAAAATTGTGCTTTAAGCTTAAATATAAAAGTTGTGGAAGGCACATACATTATGATGACTGGACCATGTTATGAAACTCCTGCAGAAGTCAGAATGGCAAGATTATTAGGAGGGGATGCTGTAGGAATGTCTACTGTTCCTGAAGTAATTGCTGCTAATCACTGCGGCATTAAAGTTTTAGGAATATCATGTATCACAAATATGGCAGCAGGAATATTGAATCAGCCATTAGTTCACACAGAGGTTATAGAAACTTCAAATAAGGTAAAAGATAAGTTTACAAAACTAGTAAATAAAATCATAAGTGAAATTAATTAA
- the spo0A gene encoding sporulation transcription factor Spo0A: MDETKIRVVIADDNKEFCNILNDYLLSQRDIVVTGIAKDGLEALKLIEEKKPDLVVLDIIMPHLDGLGVLERLNVMNMDPMPRVIVLSAVGQDKITQRAISLGADYYVVKPFDMDVFTKRIRQMFNNTISNSDSKKTISIVDSSEIKINRPEPNDLEGEITNIIHEIGVPAHIKGYMYLREAITMVVNDIELLSAVTKELYPSIAKKYNTTASRVERAIRHAIEVAWSRGQVDTINKIFGYTIHNDKGKPTNSEFIAMVADKLRLKNKVS; encoded by the coding sequence ATGGATGAAACAAAAATAAGGGTAGTTATTGCAGATGATAATAAAGAATTTTGTAACATCTTAAATGATTATCTTTTAAGTCAAAGAGATATTGTGGTAACTGGAATTGCTAAGGATGGTCTGGAGGCTTTAAAGTTAATTGAAGAAAAAAAGCCTGATTTAGTGGTATTAGATATTATTATGCCCCATTTAGACGGACTTGGAGTTTTGGAAAGGTTGAATGTTATGAACATGGATCCTATGCCAAGAGTAATAGTTTTGTCAGCTGTTGGCCAGGATAAAATTACCCAAAGGGCAATAAGCTTAGGTGCAGATTATTATGTAGTTAAACCTTTTGATATGGATGTATTCACAAAAAGAATCAGACAGATGTTTAATAATACAATATCAAATAGTGATTCTAAAAAAACCATTTCTATTGTGGATTCTTCAGAAATCAAAATTAATAGACCAGAGCCCAATGATTTAGAGGGAGAAATTACAAATATAATTCATGAAATCGGAGTTCCTGCCCATATCAAAGGTTATATGTATTTAAGAGAAGCAATAACAATGGTTGTAAATGATATAGAATTATTGTCAGCAGTGACAAAGGAATTATATCCTTCAATTGCTAAAAAGTATAATACTACAGCAAGCAGAGTGGAAAGAGCTATTAGGCATGCCATTGAAGTAGCCTGGTCCAGAGGACAGGTAGATACTATAAATAAAATATTTGGATATACAATTCATAACGATAAAGGTAAACCAACAAATTCTGAATTTATTGCAATGGTGGCAGATAAATTAAGACTGAAAAACAAGGTGAGCTAA
- a CDS encoding NAD(+)/NADH kinase: protein MKNIGINVNTSKEDYEDKLNYIMSNIYNIDNEVKIVVFKDTLGLDNIKDKKLDAMIVLGGDGTILSTARAISKFQVPILGINIGHLGFLAQVEISHCLPALQALLRNEYEIEERSLLQCTYEEDGIKKLLPALNDIVLSKGTLARIVKYNIYIDNKFYTTFVADGVIISTPTGSTAYSLSAGGPIMYPTLSLFSITPICPHSVGMRTLIIDSKSTVKVQVVRSYESVFLTLDGQEFMEMGHNNFITVSSYPYKCKLIRFNDYDYFDVLRKKITTRTKECGGDLENES from the coding sequence ATGAAAAATATTGGAATCAATGTAAATACTTCTAAAGAAGATTATGAAGATAAACTAAACTACATTATGAGTAATATTTACAATATAGACAATGAAGTAAAAATAGTTGTATTTAAAGATACTTTAGGATTAGATAACATTAAAGATAAAAAACTTGATGCTATGATCGTACTTGGCGGGGATGGAACAATTCTAAGTACTGCCAGGGCTATCTCTAAATTTCAGGTTCCTATATTAGGAATAAATATTGGACATTTAGGCTTTCTTGCACAGGTTGAAATAAGCCATTGTCTTCCTGCACTGCAGGCACTGCTTAGAAATGAATATGAGATTGAAGAAAGATCTCTCCTTCAATGTACATATGAAGAAGATGGTATTAAAAAATTACTTCCTGCACTAAATGATATTGTTTTATCTAAGGGAACTTTGGCAAGAATAGTAAAATATAACATATATATTGACAATAAATTTTATACCACATTTGTAGCAGATGGTGTAATTATATCAACACCAACAGGATCTACAGCATACTCATTATCTGCAGGTGGACCAATAATGTATCCAACTCTTTCCTTATTTTCTATTACACCTATTTGTCCACATTCAGTAGGCATGAGAACACTTATTATTGACAGCAAAAGTACAGTTAAAGTACAAGTGGTCAGAAGTTATGAAAGCGTTTTTTTAACATTAGATGGACAGGAATTTATGGAAATGGGCCATAACAACTTTATTACAGTAAGTTCATATCCCTATAAATGTAAATTAATCAGGTTTAATGATTATGATTATTTTGATGTTCTTAGGAAAAAGATTACAACGAGAACTAAAGAATGCGGGGGTGACCTAGAAAATGAAAGTTAA
- the dxs gene encoding 1-deoxy-D-xylulose-5-phosphate synthase gives MYTLLNEYKDPGQIKKMSLKQLNEFSNEIREFLVEKVSKTGGHLASNLGVVELTISLYNVFDFEKDKLIWDVGHQAYVHKILTGRKDKFDTLRQYGGLSGFPKRNESKYDMFDTGHSSTSLSAALGMAKARDLKGEKNDVVAVIGDGALTGGMAFEALNDIGYSKTKMIIILNDNQMSISKNVGGMSTYLSKVRLDPNYNKLKEEVDNAISKIPNIGKGMTASIKKIKNGIKQIMVPSMLFEDMGIKYLGPIDGHNIKDVSKVLQLAKDIKGPVIIHVITKKGKGYEFAEKNPGKFHGIGPFNCDSGEISGKSGKSYSSAFGDTIIKLAEEDNRIVAITAAMKDGTGLTKFAERFPKRFFDVGIAEQHAVTMAAGMSCAGLKPIFAVYSTFLQRAYDQVIHDICIQNLPVIFAIDRAGIVGNDGETHQGIFDLSYLSQMPNMTIMCPKCTEELQYMFKWAVNFNGPVAIRYPRGGDNDKVLLSPIKNYKLGKWEVLLKSGNIALIATGKMVQTAVLVREKLKDSGINISVINAVFVKPIDADLLKTLVDKDYTIITVEDNVTHGGFGSMVLEFVNSLHKNTKVYNLGFKDEFVTHGNVNILYKLYGLDVDGIIKSILNTL, from the coding sequence ATGTATACTTTGTTAAATGAATACAAGGATCCAGGGCAGATAAAAAAAATGTCACTTAAGCAGTTAAATGAATTTTCAAATGAAATCAGAGAGTTTTTAGTTGAAAAAGTATCAAAAACTGGCGGGCATCTAGCCTCAAACCTTGGGGTTGTTGAGTTAACAATAAGTTTGTATAATGTTTTTGACTTTGAAAAGGATAAGCTTATCTGGGATGTTGGACATCAGGCTTATGTACATAAAATATTAACTGGAAGAAAAGATAAATTTGATACTTTAAGACAATATGGAGGCTTAAGCGGATTTCCAAAAAGAAATGAAAGCAAATATGATATGTTTGATACGGGCCACAGCAGCACATCTCTTTCCGCAGCATTAGGCATGGCAAAAGCCAGAGATTTAAAAGGTGAAAAAAATGATGTGGTGGCAGTTATTGGTGACGGCGCTTTAACTGGAGGCATGGCATTTGAGGCATTAAATGATATAGGATATAGTAAGACAAAAATGATTATTATTTTAAATGATAATCAAATGTCAATTTCAAAAAATGTAGGGGGTATGTCAACATACTTAAGTAAAGTAAGACTTGATCCCAATTATAATAAATTAAAAGAAGAAGTTGATAATGCTATAAGTAAAATACCTAATATAGGAAAGGGTATGACTGCAAGTATTAAAAAAATCAAAAATGGAATAAAGCAGATTATGGTTCCAAGTATGCTTTTTGAAGACATGGGAATAAAGTATTTAGGCCCAATAGATGGACATAATATAAAGGATGTAAGCAAAGTTCTTCAGCTGGCAAAGGATATTAAGGGACCAGTTATCATACATGTGATAACTAAGAAGGGAAAAGGATATGAGTTTGCTGAAAAGAATCCAGGAAAATTTCACGGTATTGGACCATTTAACTGTGACAGCGGCGAAATATCCGGAAAATCTGGCAAAAGCTATTCATCTGCATTTGGGGATACTATTATTAAATTAGCTGAAGAGGATAATAGAATTGTTGCAATTACAGCTGCTATGAAGGACGGCACTGGTTTAACAAAGTTTGCTGAAAGATTTCCAAAAAGATTTTTTGATGTGGGGATAGCTGAACAGCATGCAGTTACCATGGCTGCTGGTATGTCCTGCGCAGGTTTAAAGCCAATATTTGCAGTGTATTCTACATTTTTACAAAGAGCATATGACCAGGTAATTCATGATATATGCATTCAGAATCTTCCTGTTATTTTTGCTATAGACAGGGCTGGTATTGTTGGAAATGATGGAGAAACCCATCAGGGAATATTTGATTTGTCATATTTATCACAAATGCCTAATATGACAATAATGTGCCCAAAGTGTACTGAGGAATTACAATATATGTTTAAATGGGCTGTTAATTTTAATGGACCTGTTGCCATAAGATATCCAAGAGGCGGTGACAATGATAAAGTATTACTTTCACCTATTAAAAATTATAAATTAGGTAAATGGGAAGTACTTTTAAAGTCGGGAAACATTGCACTTATTGCTACTGGGAAAATGGTTCAGACTGCAGTCTTAGTCAGGGAAAAGTTAAAGGATTCAGGTATTAATATTTCTGTAATAAATGCAGTATTTGTAAAACCAATTGATGCAGATTTACTAAAGACACTTGTGGATAAAGATTATACTATTATCACTGTGGAGGATAACGTTACTCATGGAGGCTTTGGTTCAATGGTACTGGAGTTTGTAAATTCCCTGCATAAGAACACCAAAGTTTATAATTTAGGATTCAAAGATGAATTTGTTACTCATGGCAATGTAAATATATTATATAAGCTATACGGATTAGATGTAGATGGAATTATTAAAAGTATTCTAAACACATTATAA
- a CDS encoding arginine repressor, with product MKVNRHAKILEIINSKAIETQEELAEELKNSGIDVTQATVSRDIKELKLTKVLNDDGKYKYAAITQKDNFMSNKFIALFAQTVTHVENVDNFIVIKTLSGSAPAAAEAIDSFNLDGIVGTLAGDNTIFVLTRNREKVIEITQRMKKLLKE from the coding sequence ATGAAAGTTAACAGACATGCAAAAATTCTGGAAATAATAAATTCAAAGGCCATAGAAACCCAGGAAGAATTAGCGGAAGAATTGAAAAACAGCGGAATAGATGTGACCCAGGCCACGGTGTCTAGGGATATTAAAGAATTAAAATTAACTAAAGTATTAAATGATGATGGAAAATATAAATATGCAGCTATAACTCAAAAGGATAATTTTATGTCAAATAAATTCATAGCATTATTTGCTCAAACAGTAACTCATGTAGAAAATGTAGATAATTTTATTGTTATCAAGACATTATCAGGTTCTGCTCCAGCAGCCGCTGAGGCAATTGACTCATTTAACCTTGATGGCATAGTTGGAACTCTTGCAGGCGATAATACTATATTTGTTCTTACAAGGAACAGAGAAAAAGTTATAGAAATAACTCAAAGAATGAAAAAGCTGTTAAAGGAATAG